In Actinomadura luteofluorescens, the sequence GGGAACGTCCCCGCCGGGACGGCTTCGCCCTGCGCCCGCTGCGCCCCGGCGACCTCGGCTGGGTCGTGGAGCGCAACGGCGCGCTCTACGACGTGGAGTGCGGCTGGGACCGCACCTACGAGGCACTGGTCGCCTCCGTCGTCGCCGACTACGTGCGCGGGCACGACCCGGAGCGGGAGAACGCCTGGATCGCCGAGTCGGAGGGGGAGCGGCTGGGCGCGGTGTTCTGCGTCCGGCGTGAGGAGGGCGTCGCGCAACTCCGGCTGCTGCACGTCGAGCCGCGGGCCCGCGGGACGGGCGTCGGGGCGGCGCTGGTCGCCGAGTGCGTCGACTTCGCCGCCAAGGCGGGCTACGGCGAGATCATGCTGTGGACGACGGCGCTCCAGCGTCCCGCGCACCGCCTCTACGAGCGCGCCGGGTTCGTCCTGGAGGAGCGGGAGGCGCCGGAGGAGCGCTTCGGGGACGTCGTGCACGGGCAGGTCTGGCGCAGGAAGCTGTGAACGGGGCCCGTGGAGGGTGTCGCTCCTCCACGGGCCCTGCTCCGCAGCGATCCCTGACTGCGTAGGCGGCCGGGACGGGGGTCGGACGGAGTACCGGCCGCCTGAACTCACCGGCTGCGCGCCGGTCCGAGTCGGGTCTGGATCCCACCT encodes:
- a CDS encoding bifunctional helix-turn-helix transcriptional regulator/GNAT family N-acetyltransferase, which gives rise to MEATREDVGTVRAFNRFYTGVIGVLGEGLVRSPYSLTEARVIFELAQREAGEVLALRRALGLDAGYLSRMLARFETDGLVARERAPGDARRQIVRLTPRGREVFAMLDERSVAEIRELLDGLDPADHRRLLAAMRTVQDVLGERPRRDGFALRPLRPGDLGWVVERNGALYDVECGWDRTYEALVASVVADYVRGHDPERENAWIAESEGERLGAVFCVRREEGVAQLRLLHVEPRARGTGVGAALVAECVDFAAKAGYGEIMLWTTALQRPAHRLYERAGFVLEEREAPEERFGDVVHGQVWRRKL